A section of the Polynucleobacter sp. AP-Jannik-300A-C4 genome encodes:
- a CDS encoding cytochrome oxidase small assembly protein, giving the protein MAQKVWSGLFLPQRHTTHLKLRLMLKSCMLQESKVANHKSQSANNRRLGFILLSVAIVFFIGIVIKRSVLG; this is encoded by the coding sequence ATGGCGCAAAAGGTTTGGAGTGGACTATTCCTTCCCCAGCGCCACACCACACATTTGAAACTCCGCCTGATGCTAAAGAGTTGCATGCTGCAGGAATCTAAAGTAGCTAATCACAAATCCCAATCTGCTAATAACCGCAGATTGGGTTTTATCCTTTTAAGCGTTGCCATTGTGTTCTTCATTGGCATCGTGATTAAACGGAGTGTGCTGGGTTAA
- a CDS encoding SURF1 family protein, giving the protein MFSSLITSRIVATLSALLVILVGCGAGIWQLNRAEQKIRLGESLSAKLQMPVLNVNADNLTLEQASERRILARGRFVQDEVVWLDNRPRPIPEGGSGASGQSGFYVMMPLKLEGQEAVLWVNRGWAPRNNQNRIELPPVKTADEIVTIEGVAFPHPGRVYELGQKGDPKARPRIEQNFDLALEAQSHEWKQLPFIVRESGSSKEDGLVRNWPSPTNGVDRHYAYAFQWFALALAGFLFWLINGLMKYRRELAVNGDRV; this is encoded by the coding sequence ATGTTTTCTAGCTTAATTACTAGTCGTATAGTCGCTACTTTATCAGCCCTTCTAGTGATTTTAGTGGGCTGTGGAGCAGGCATATGGCAGTTAAATCGGGCGGAACAAAAAATCCGCTTAGGTGAATCGCTTTCTGCCAAATTGCAAATGCCTGTACTGAATGTCAATGCCGATAATTTGACCTTAGAACAGGCTTCAGAGCGCCGTATTCTTGCTCGGGGAAGGTTTGTGCAGGATGAGGTAGTTTGGTTAGATAACCGTCCTCGTCCTATCCCAGAGGGTGGATCTGGTGCTTCTGGGCAATCTGGCTTTTATGTGATGATGCCTTTGAAGTTGGAAGGCCAAGAAGCAGTTCTTTGGGTTAATCGAGGATGGGCGCCTCGTAACAATCAAAATCGTATTGAGCTCCCCCCAGTCAAGACAGCCGATGAGATTGTGACTATTGAGGGTGTTGCATTCCCTCACCCGGGAAGAGTTTATGAATTAGGTCAAAAAGGGGATCCCAAAGCTAGGCCTCGAATTGAGCAAAACTTTGATTTGGCATTAGAAGCTCAAAGCCATGAATGGAAGCAGCTACCTTTCATCGTTCGAGAGTCTGGTTCTTCGAAAGAGGATGGTTTAGTCAGAAATTGGCCCTCTCCAACAAATGGAGTCGATCGCCATTATGCTTATGCCTTTCAGTGGTTTGCATTAGCATTGGCTGGATTTTTATTTTGGCTCATCAATGGGCTTATGAAATACCGGCGAGAGCTAGCGGTAAATGGAGATAGAGTGTGA
- a CDS encoding cytochrome c oxidase subunit 3: protein MSSNSTPYYFVPGLSGHPASAALGLLAFGAGMSGWVNHAAWGGPVTAVGVLWVLFVLYNWFGDTIAESNSGKNGVNVDISYRWSMAWFIFSEIMFFGAFFAALFYARNIAMPWMGDVESKLLWPDFTAVWPNDGPAGLVEKFTTMGPWPIPTINTLLLLSSGVTVTYAHHAIRESHMKQAINGLAATVALGVVFLGFQIYEYYHAYHALNLKLTSGIYGSTFFMLTGFHGFHVFLGGLMLAIVLRRMIRGDFTAENHFAFEGAAWYWHFVDVVWLGLYIAVYWM, encoded by the coding sequence ATGTCATCCAATTCAACCCCTTACTATTTTGTTCCTGGACTATCTGGTCATCCAGCCTCAGCAGCTTTAGGCTTGCTTGCTTTTGGCGCTGGAATGTCTGGCTGGGTAAACCATGCAGCCTGGGGTGGCCCAGTTACTGCGGTTGGTGTTCTCTGGGTTTTATTTGTTCTCTATAACTGGTTTGGGGATACCATCGCCGAGTCTAACTCTGGTAAGAATGGTGTCAACGTAGATATTTCTTATCGCTGGTCGATGGCTTGGTTCATCTTCTCTGAGATTATGTTCTTTGGCGCATTCTTTGCGGCTTTGTTCTATGCGCGCAATATTGCGATGCCTTGGATGGGTGATGTTGAAAGTAAATTACTCTGGCCTGATTTCACAGCGGTTTGGCCTAATGATGGCCCTGCAGGATTGGTTGAGAAGTTCACGACTATGGGTCCGTGGCCAATCCCTACTATCAATACCTTGCTGCTCTTGTCTTCTGGTGTGACTGTGACTTACGCACATCATGCGATTCGTGAAAGTCATATGAAGCAAGCCATCAATGGCTTGGCTGCAACTGTTGCCTTGGGCGTTGTTTTCTTAGGCTTCCAGATTTATGAGTACTACCATGCTTACCATGCCTTGAATCTGAAGTTAACTTCAGGCATTTATGGCTCAACATTCTTCATGTTGACCGGCTTTCATGGATTCCACGTATTCCTGGGTGGCTTAATGTTGGCTATTGTGTTGCGTCGAATGATTCGTGGTGACTTCACAGCTGAAAATCATTTTGCGTTTGAAGGGGCTGCTTGGTACTGGCACTTCGTTGACGTTGTCTGGCTTGGTCTGTACATCGCTGTTTACTGGATGTAA
- a CDS encoding DUF2970 domain-containing protein has protein sequence MSKKSTFMQSMVAVFWAFLGVRKKSGLQEDVASLSFVHIVIAGVLGAIIFMGILLLIVKAVVSH, from the coding sequence ATGAGTAAAAAAAGTACTTTTATGCAATCCATGGTCGCAGTATTTTGGGCTTTTTTGGGCGTGCGTAAAAAATCAGGATTGCAGGAAGATGTAGCGTCATTAAGTTTTGTTCATATTGTCATTGCGGGAGTTTTGGGTGCCATAATTTTTATGGGCATACTCCTCTTGATAGTTAAAGCAGTTGTGTCCCATTGA
- a CDS encoding SCO family protein produces MNLSTLSSLLVRSLMLSIIGLALLACSPKQSFKNVDITGGKAFGTDFSLLDPDGKVRTLADFKGKAVVMFFGYTQCPDICPTTLTEMQQVMTLLGPQADKVQVLFVTVDPERDSANILKQYVPAFDSRFLGLRPADEAALEKVTKDFKIYYKKVPGTSPGSYTMDHMAGSYAFDPEGHLRLYIKHAQGADTLAQDLKELLK; encoded by the coding sequence ATGAATTTATCAACACTTTCAAGTCTTCTTGTACGCAGCCTGATGTTGTCAATCATTGGATTGGCTTTGCTAGCCTGCAGTCCCAAGCAGAGCTTTAAAAATGTTGACATCACTGGCGGCAAGGCATTCGGTACTGACTTTAGTCTACTTGACCCTGATGGCAAAGTGCGAACGCTAGCTGACTTCAAAGGTAAAGCAGTTGTGATGTTCTTTGGTTATACGCAGTGTCCAGATATTTGTCCTACGACTCTAACGGAGATGCAGCAAGTGATGACTCTCTTAGGGCCCCAGGCCGATAAGGTTCAAGTGCTATTTGTCACCGTTGATCCCGAGCGAGATAGCGCCAATATTTTGAAGCAATATGTACCAGCGTTTGATTCTCGTTTCTTAGGCCTGCGTCCAGCAGACGAGGCGGCTTTAGAAAAAGTGACCAAGGACTTCAAGATTTACTATAAGAAGGTACCCGGTACGAGTCCTGGCTCATACACCATGGATCACATGGCAGGTAGTTATGCATTCGATCCAGAAGGGCATTTACGCCTGTACATCAAGCATGCGCAAGGTGCTGATACCTTAGCGCAAGACTTGAAAGAGCTACTGAAGTAA
- the rpoH gene encoding RNA polymerase sigma factor RpoH — translation MVQKKTYNPQLQARQTLPAAQTAAASLAFPMLPSLGVGTLDSYISYVNRVPMLSAAEELHLAQEFRRTENVDAAKTLVLSHLRLVVSVARQYLGYGIPHADLIQEGNIGLMKAVKRYDPNQGARLVSYAIHWIKAEIHEYILKNWRLVKVATTKAQRKLFFNLRSNKPTLAALTPSEVEALAKALDVKGSDVKEMEMRLAGGDVALEGDDSDDESAYAPIQWLADNSQEPTEMMAAAETDALHGPQLDQALMALDERSRNIVQSRWLAMDADGNGTKTLHDLASEYGISAERVRQIETAALKKMRSLLQAETA, via the coding sequence ATGGTTCAAAAGAAAACATACAATCCGCAATTGCAGGCAAGGCAAACACTGCCGGCAGCGCAGACTGCCGCGGCTTCGCTTGCCTTTCCGATGCTGCCTTCCCTTGGGGTTGGCACACTCGACTCTTATATCTCGTACGTAAATCGCGTACCCATGCTCAGTGCTGCAGAGGAGCTTCACCTCGCGCAAGAATTTCGTCGTACTGAAAATGTAGACGCTGCAAAAACTTTGGTTCTCTCACACCTTCGCTTGGTGGTATCTGTTGCTCGTCAGTATTTAGGTTATGGCATTCCGCATGCTGACCTCATTCAAGAGGGCAATATTGGTTTAATGAAGGCCGTCAAGCGCTACGACCCAAACCAAGGCGCACGCCTAGTCTCTTACGCAATCCATTGGATTAAGGCTGAGATTCATGAGTACATTCTCAAGAATTGGCGTTTAGTGAAAGTAGCTACAACCAAAGCGCAACGTAAGTTGTTCTTTAATTTACGCAGCAATAAGCCCACTTTGGCTGCGCTAACTCCAAGTGAAGTTGAGGCATTGGCTAAGGCTCTGGACGTCAAAGGTTCTGACGTTAAAGAAATGGAAATGCGTCTGGCTGGTGGCGATGTTGCCTTAGAAGGTGATGACAGCGATGACGAATCAGCCTACGCACCAATTCAATGGTTGGCAGACAATAGTCAAGAGCCTACCGAGATGATGGCGGCGGCTGAAACCGATGCATTGCATGGCCCACAACTTGATCAAGCCCTCATGGCTTTAGATGAGCGTAGTCGCAACATTGTGCAATCCCGTTGGCTGGCAATGGATGCGGATGGTAATGGCACAAAGACATTGCATGATCTCGCCAGTGAATACGGCATCTCTGCAGAGCGTGTGCGTCAGATTGAGACTGCTGCTCTCAAAAAGATGCGTAGCCTCTTGCAAGCTGAGACTGCTTAA
- the cyoE gene encoding heme o synthase gives MSSPTSSATEAMPRWRQYWVLTKPRVTLLAVFCAVIGMFLATPGMVPYPVLIGGILGIWLLAGAAFAMNCLIEQAVDAKMKRTSWRPSATGEVTPFHITVFSIILGSLGMIILWNFCNPLTMWLTVATFVGYAVIYTWLLKPATPQNIVIGGLSGAMPPALGWAAVTNGLSAEAWLLVLIIFVWTPPHFWALALYRRDDYVQSGLPMLPVTHGERFTLLNILLYTLILIAATLLPYIYGMSGLVYLISAIILGLIFLAYVIALFVSYSDALAKKTFRFSITYLSLLFAALLIDHYFI, from the coding sequence ATGAGTAGTCCCACTTCCTCCGCTACTGAAGCGATGCCGCGTTGGCGTCAATACTGGGTGCTCACTAAGCCCCGCGTTACTCTGCTGGCTGTTTTCTGTGCAGTAATCGGAATGTTCCTGGCTACCCCTGGTATGGTTCCTTACCCAGTATTGATTGGTGGTATTTTGGGTATTTGGTTGTTGGCGGGTGCAGCTTTTGCAATGAATTGTTTAATTGAGCAAGCCGTTGATGCCAAGATGAAGCGTACCTCTTGGAGGCCATCTGCAACTGGTGAAGTAACTCCTTTTCACATTACTGTTTTCTCGATCATTCTTGGTAGCCTGGGAATGATCATCTTATGGAACTTCTGCAATCCATTAACGATGTGGCTTACAGTGGCAACTTTTGTAGGTTATGCCGTAATTTATACCTGGTTACTCAAGCCTGCTACACCACAGAATATTGTGATTGGCGGACTCTCTGGCGCCATGCCGCCAGCCTTAGGTTGGGCTGCCGTGACGAATGGCTTATCTGCTGAGGCTTGGCTCTTGGTTCTCATTATTTTTGTGTGGACACCCCCGCACTTTTGGGCGCTTGCTTTATATCGTCGGGATGACTATGTGCAAAGTGGTTTACCAATGCTGCCAGTCACTCATGGTGAGCGCTTCACGCTCCTCAATATCTTGCTCTACACCTTAATATTGATCGCTGCCACTTTGTTGCCTTACATTTACGGCATGAGTGGGCTGGTGTATTTAATTTCCGCAATTATATTGGGCTTAATATTCCTTGCCTATGTGATTGCCTTGTTTGTTTCTTATAGCGATGCACTTGCAAAGAAAACTTTCCGCTTTTCGATTACCTATTTATCTTTGCTATTCGCAGCACTATTAATTGACCACTATTTCATTTGA
- a CDS encoding pitrilysin family protein, whose amino-acid sequence MRSTLLRFSFFLLISCSAAWGAPEAAPSNTHEFVLANGLKLIVREDHRAPTVAHMVWYRAGSMDEVNGKTGVAHVLEHMMFKGTDKVKSGEFSRLVAAMGGRENAFTSRDYTAYFQQVEKSKLDEVMKLEADRMSNLNFDDAEFLKEIQVVMEERRLRTEDNPTSLLYESLMATAFMSSPYRHPVVGWMNDLVNMKAADARDWYRSWYKPNNATVVIAGDVDPKVILQAAEKYYGAASARELPDRKPQIEPPQKGIKRVQVKAPADSAQLAMAWKAPKLQVGKLDDDEPYALELLAAVLDGYDNARLNRALVKQERVVNDVSVGYDMVSRGPELFVISTSMAKGKTVGQAESSIRKALKEIVDKGILESELKRIKVRILSDQIYKRDSIFGQAMEIGSTEMAGFSWRDIDVMLDKMQKITPTQVQAVAKKYLVDEGLTIAVLDPQGRQSAESKQGGNHAAK is encoded by the coding sequence ATGCGCTCCACTTTATTGCGTTTTTCCTTCTTTTTACTGATCTCTTGCTCAGCTGCTTGGGGAGCTCCTGAGGCCGCCCCATCAAATACCCATGAGTTTGTCCTTGCCAATGGGCTGAAGTTGATTGTGCGCGAGGATCATCGAGCACCAACGGTCGCACATATGGTTTGGTACCGCGCCGGTTCAATGGATGAGGTTAACGGCAAAACTGGGGTGGCCCATGTTCTTGAGCACATGATGTTTAAGGGAACTGACAAAGTGAAATCGGGCGAGTTCTCTCGTTTAGTTGCGGCGATGGGCGGTCGTGAAAATGCTTTTACTTCTCGAGATTACACAGCGTATTTCCAGCAAGTTGAAAAGTCTAAGTTAGATGAAGTGATGAAACTGGAAGCGGATCGCATGTCCAATCTCAATTTTGATGATGCAGAGTTTTTAAAAGAAATTCAGGTGGTGATGGAAGAGCGTCGTTTGCGTACTGAAGATAATCCCACCAGCTTGCTATATGAATCACTGATGGCTACTGCATTCATGAGCTCGCCTTATCGTCATCCAGTAGTTGGCTGGATGAATGACCTGGTGAATATGAAAGCCGCTGATGCACGTGATTGGTATCGTAGTTGGTATAAACCGAATAATGCAACAGTAGTGATTGCTGGTGATGTTGATCCTAAAGTCATTTTGCAAGCAGCAGAAAAATATTATGGAGCTGCTTCTGCAAGAGAGTTGCCAGATCGCAAGCCCCAGATTGAACCTCCACAAAAAGGAATTAAGCGAGTTCAGGTTAAGGCACCCGCAGATAGCGCACAGCTGGCAATGGCCTGGAAGGCGCCCAAGTTACAAGTAGGAAAGTTAGATGATGACGAGCCTTATGCACTGGAATTGTTGGCTGCAGTACTTGACGGTTATGACAATGCACGCCTCAATCGCGCACTGGTAAAGCAGGAACGTGTAGTCAATGATGTGAGTGTCGGTTACGACATGGTCTCAAGAGGCCCAGAACTTTTTGTAATTAGCACCAGCATGGCTAAAGGAAAAACAGTGGGGCAGGCTGAGAGCAGTATTCGGAAGGCTCTGAAAGAAATTGTCGATAAAGGAATTCTAGAGTCAGAGCTCAAGCGCATTAAGGTACGCATTCTGTCTGATCAGATTTATAAGCGCGACTCGATCTTTGGTCAGGCAATGGAAATTGGCAGCACAGAGATGGCGGGATTCTCATGGAGGGATATTGATGTGATGTTGGATAAGATGCAAAAAATCACTCCTACACAAGTTCAAGCCGTTGCAAAAAAATATTTGGTAGATGAGGGTCTGACCATTGCAGTGCTAGATCCACAGGGACGTCAGTCCGCTGAGAGCAAGCAAGGGGGTAATCATGCTGCTAAATAA
- the ftsY gene encoding signal recognition particle-docking protein FtsY has translation MFGLRKTLGSLFKSNQTDEAWFDALEESLILSDVGLPTTEQLISKLRKAAKSENASSPEDLKQLLIQEVASLLKPLEPSPNPLFVHEQKTTPEIWLVIGVNGAGKTTTIGKICKLFQSQGKSVLLAAGDTFRAAARNQLLEWGGRNQVDVIMQESGDAAAVAHDAIHAAVSRKSDILIIDTAGRLATQDHLMEELKKVKRVIGKALPGAPHQTLLVLDGNTGQNGLSQVKAFHAALGLSALIVTKLDGTAKGGVICALAHTLKDGSKPAVLALGKGEGINDLAPFTAAQYSSELFN, from the coding sequence ATGTTCGGCTTACGTAAAACCCTCGGATCCCTATTCAAATCGAATCAGACTGACGAAGCCTGGTTTGATGCCCTAGAAGAATCTCTCATTTTGAGTGATGTAGGCCTACCTACGACCGAACAACTGATTAGCAAACTTCGCAAGGCTGCCAAATCAGAAAATGCCAGTAGTCCAGAAGACCTAAAGCAACTACTGATTCAAGAGGTGGCGAGTCTCCTAAAGCCTTTGGAGCCAAGCCCTAACCCTTTATTTGTTCATGAACAAAAGACCACTCCGGAAATATGGCTAGTAATTGGCGTCAATGGTGCTGGTAAGACCACCACCATCGGCAAAATCTGCAAACTCTTTCAGTCACAAGGCAAGTCCGTCTTACTGGCAGCAGGCGATACTTTCCGAGCGGCTGCACGCAATCAGCTCCTGGAATGGGGTGGGCGCAACCAAGTCGACGTCATCATGCAAGAAAGTGGTGATGCTGCAGCCGTAGCGCATGACGCGATTCATGCTGCAGTATCTCGTAAGAGCGACATTTTGATTATTGATACCGCGGGTAGATTAGCCACTCAAGACCATCTCATGGAAGAATTGAAGAAGGTTAAAAGAGTCATTGGCAAGGCCCTTCCTGGGGCCCCTCACCAGACTTTGCTCGTTCTTGATGGCAATACCGGTCAAAATGGTTTAAGCCAAGTAAAGGCCTTTCATGCTGCTTTAGGCCTATCAGCCTTAATCGTGACAAAGTTAGATGGCACCGCTAAAGGTGGAGTGATCTGTGCGCTTGCTCACACCCTCAAAGATGGGTCAAAACCAGCGGTTTTAGCCCTAGGCAAAGGTGAGGGAATTAACGATTTAGCCCCTTTCACTGCCGCACAATATTCTTCTGAATTATTCAATTAA
- a CDS encoding twin transmembrane helix small protein: MKWIIPVALLMIVGSLGSALYFMMKDKGGSSRMVQSLMLRIGLSIVLFLGILIAHYFGYIEASGVRVGTN, encoded by the coding sequence ATGAAATGGATTATTCCAGTTGCACTGCTAATGATTGTAGGAAGCTTGGGCTCTGCTCTCTACTTCATGATGAAAGACAAAGGTGGGAGCTCAAGAATGGTTCAGTCTCTCATGCTGCGTATTGGACTTTCAATAGTACTCTTCTTGGGAATTTTGATTGCCCACTACTTTGGATACATCGAGGCTAGTGGCGTTCGGGTGGGCACAAACTAA
- a CDS encoding heme A synthase, with translation MSGLLLLAELAAIAIVFAGLPLVYLWTRPGYNFFQKLNWVLVFMTFDLIVFGAFTRLTDSGLGCPDWPGCYGTSNPWHAIGEIQLAEANMPTGPVTVIKAWIEMIHRYLAMTVGALILIQVGVAWSKLKSLGKQPLLGSLALLILVCIQGAFGAWTVTLKLQPIIVTIHLMLALVLLACLTAYAQQEFEEGNSSVAHSQIKPLSAKLLLFASVILSIQIFLGAWVSTNYAVLACPDFPTCLGTFMPETDWQEGFTLWRQLGLNAQGESISPVALQTIHWAHRLFAVVAIAALSLLGVSALKLSNPALPKMGKIAKFLLGLLILQALTGISNVVFQWPLLAALMHTAGSAALVFCLVRLTQWSSWSAPIHIKMVKSL, from the coding sequence ATGAGTGGTTTGTTATTGCTCGCTGAGTTAGCTGCTATTGCAATTGTCTTTGCAGGCCTACCTTTGGTTTATCTCTGGACTAGACCAGGCTATAACTTTTTTCAAAAACTCAATTGGGTTTTAGTCTTCATGACTTTTGACTTGATTGTATTTGGCGCCTTTACTCGTCTAACGGATTCTGGCTTAGGTTGTCCTGATTGGCCTGGGTGCTATGGCACATCAAATCCATGGCATGCGATTGGCGAGATCCAATTGGCTGAGGCTAATATGCCCACAGGACCTGTAACCGTTATCAAGGCTTGGATTGAAATGATCCATCGCTACTTAGCAATGACGGTTGGTGCATTAATTTTGATTCAGGTGGGGGTAGCTTGGAGCAAGTTAAAAAGCTTGGGCAAGCAGCCTTTATTGGGTAGTCTCGCTTTACTGATTTTGGTATGTATTCAGGGTGCATTTGGTGCTTGGACGGTGACACTCAAATTGCAACCCATCATTGTGACTATCCACTTAATGTTGGCTTTAGTTTTACTTGCTTGTTTAACAGCGTATGCGCAGCAAGAGTTTGAAGAGGGAAATTCCTCAGTAGCTCACTCCCAGATCAAGCCACTTTCAGCGAAGTTGCTTTTATTTGCCTCGGTCATCTTATCTATTCAAATCTTTTTGGGCGCGTGGGTAAGTACAAATTATGCTGTACTGGCTTGCCCTGATTTCCCTACTTGCCTGGGTACTTTTATGCCTGAAACTGATTGGCAAGAGGGCTTCACTCTATGGCGTCAGTTAGGCCTGAATGCACAGGGTGAATCTATTTCTCCTGTCGCTTTGCAAACGATTCACTGGGCGCATCGCCTGTTTGCTGTGGTTGCCATTGCAGCTTTAAGTCTTCTCGGGGTCAGCGCTCTCAAGTTAAGTAATCCAGCATTGCCAAAAATGGGAAAGATTGCGAAGTTTTTGCTCGGCTTATTAATTCTTCAGGCGCTAACAGGTATTTCCAATGTGGTCTTCCAATGGCCCTTGCTTGCCGCTTTAATGCATACCGCGGGCTCTGCTGCGCTGGTGTTCTGTTTGGTTCGCCTGACTCAGTGGTCTTCGTGGAGCGCCCCCATTCATATTAAGATGGTTAAATCATTATGA
- the ctaD gene encoding cytochrome c oxidase subunit I, which translates to MSTVSTTHDHAHTHDHAHDDHTPQGWRRWLFATNHKDIGTMYLIFSFVSLMAGGVMALGIRLELFQPGLQFLRPEFFNQLTTMHGLVMVFGAIMPAFVGFANWMIPLQIGASDMAFARMNNFSFWILPVAACLLFGSFLAPGGAPAGGWTLYAPLTSQMGPGLDMGIFALHLLGASSIMGSINIIVTILNMRAPGLTLMKMPMFCWTWLITAYLLIAVMPVLAGAITMVLTDRHFGTSFFSAVGGGDPIMFQHIFWFFGHPEVYIMILPAFGIISEIVPAFSRKTLFGYSSMVYATASIAILSFIVWAHHMFATGMPVTGQLFFMYATMLIAVPTGVKIFNWVATMWKGSMTFETPMLWSVGFIFVFTMGGFTGLILAMAPIDIGVQDTYYVVAHFHYVLVAGSLFAMFAGFYYWCPKWTGYMANETRGKIHFWTSMIFFNITFFPMHFLGLAGMPRRYADYPTQFADFNMIASIGALGFGLSQVYFLLFVVLPAYNAKGEKASMKPWDGAKGLEWTIPSPAPHHTFETPPDAKELHAAGI; encoded by the coding sequence ATGAGCACAGTCTCTACCACCCACGATCACGCACACACCCACGATCACGCACACGATGATCACACGCCACAAGGTTGGCGTCGTTGGTTATTTGCAACCAACCACAAAGACATCGGTACGATGTACCTCATCTTCTCATTCGTGAGTTTGATGGCTGGTGGCGTGATGGCATTGGGCATTCGTTTGGAATTATTCCAACCAGGCTTGCAATTCTTGCGCCCTGAGTTTTTCAACCAGTTAACTACCATGCACGGTTTGGTAATGGTGTTTGGTGCGATCATGCCGGCCTTCGTTGGTTTTGCAAACTGGATGATTCCATTGCAAATCGGTGCATCGGATATGGCCTTTGCTCGTATGAACAACTTTAGTTTCTGGATTCTTCCAGTAGCAGCATGCTTATTGTTTGGTTCATTCTTGGCCCCTGGCGGTGCTCCTGCAGGCGGCTGGACTTTGTATGCTCCATTGACATCACAGATGGGCCCAGGTTTAGACATGGGTATTTTTGCACTCCACTTATTGGGTGCTTCTTCCATCATGGGTTCGATTAACATCATCGTGACTATTTTGAACATGCGCGCTCCTGGCCTGACATTGATGAAGATGCCAATGTTTTGCTGGACTTGGTTGATCACTGCGTATTTGTTGATTGCTGTAATGCCTGTATTGGCTGGCGCAATCACCATGGTCCTCACAGACCGTCATTTCGGTACCTCATTCTTCTCAGCAGTTGGCGGTGGCGACCCAATCATGTTCCAGCATATTTTCTGGTTCTTTGGTCACCCAGAGGTGTACATCATGATTCTTCCTGCATTTGGAATCATTAGCGAAATCGTTCCAGCTTTCTCCAGAAAAACATTGTTTGGCTATAGCTCAATGGTTTATGCAACTGCATCTATCGCGATCTTGTCATTCATTGTTTGGGCTCACCATATGTTTGCAACTGGTATGCCTGTAACAGGTCAGTTGTTCTTCATGTACGCAACGATGTTGATCGCTGTTCCAACTGGCGTGAAGATTTTTAACTGGGTTGCAACGATGTGGAAGGGTTCGATGACTTTCGAAACTCCAATGTTGTGGTCTGTTGGCTTTATCTTCGTATTTACGATGGGTGGTTTCACAGGCTTGATCCTGGCAATGGCTCCAATTGATATTGGTGTTCAAGATACTTATTACGTTGTTGCTCACTTTCACTATGTATTAGTAGCAGGTTCATTATTTGCAATGTTTGCCGGCTTCTACTACTGGTGTCCAAAGTGGACTGGCTACATGGCCAATGAAACTCGTGGCAAGATCCACTTCTGGACTTCCATGATTTTCTTTAACATCACTTTCTTCCCAATGCACTTCTTGGGCTTAGCAGGTATGCCACGTCGCTATGCTGATTATCCAACTCAGTTTGCTGATTTCAATATGATCGCTTCGATCGGTGCACTTGGTTTTGGTTTGTCGCAGGTTTACTTCTTGCTATTCGTTGTCTTGCCTGCTTATAACGCCAAAGGTGAAAAAGCATCCATGAAGCCATGGGATGGCGCAAAAGGTTTGGAGTGGACTATTCCTTCCCCAGCGCCACACCACACATTTGAAACTCCGCCTGATGCTAAAGAGTTGCATGCTGCAGGAATCTAA
- a CDS encoding cytochrome c oxidase assembly protein has translation MSATASINRQIMLKLLIASVMMFGFGYALVPMYKALCEVTGINVVTSKNDYGIRAYSANKVGNTQVDYSRKVTIEFDSNSRGPFTFRPVKNFLEVHPGEMTEIVYEVTNNLNRPVEAQAIPSYAPKSAMEFFTKLECFCFQQQTLAAHEMKKMPVMFVIDAGLPADVKTITLSYTFFELGVGQQPAGSTTPKSKTAS, from the coding sequence ATGTCTGCAACTGCCTCCATTAACCGTCAGATCATGCTGAAGCTATTGATTGCTTCAGTAATGATGTTTGGTTTTGGATATGCATTAGTGCCGATGTACAAGGCCTTATGTGAAGTGACAGGTATTAATGTGGTCACTAGTAAGAATGACTATGGTATTCGAGCTTACAGCGCTAATAAGGTTGGCAATACTCAAGTAGATTATTCCCGTAAGGTGACTATCGAGTTTGACTCCAATAGCCGTGGCCCATTTACTTTTCGCCCTGTGAAAAACTTTCTTGAAGTACATCCAGGCGAGATGACCGAGATTGTGTATGAAGTGACAAATAACTTGAATCGTCCTGTAGAGGCTCAAGCGATACCAAGTTATGCGCCTAAAAGCGCGATGGAGTTTTTTACTAAATTAGAGTGTTTTTGTTTTCAGCAGCAAACTTTGGCGGCACATGAAATGAAGAAGATGCCGGTCATGTTTGTAATTGATGCAGGACTACCTGCTGATGTGAAAACAATTACTTTGTCATATACCTTTTTTGAGTTAGGTGTTGGTCAGCAGCCAGCGGGCTCAACAACCCCTAAATCGAAAACGGCGTCATGA